AGATTTAGGGGGAGGAAGCCAAGAAGATGGGAAAAGTCCATGTTAGCAGCACAGAGAGCCTCTGAAAGGTTAGCAGGGCTCTTGGAAAGCAAAGCCTCATCCAGAGGGGGTGGCTGAGGCGAAGAGGACTGAGGCTCACCAGATGAGAGAGACAGACTGCCAGGGAAGTCTGACAAAAAGCTGTCCACCTCTACTTTGGGTAGTTTCTCAGGCAAATATGAGGTAGATCCAAGCTGATACTTTGGAGGAGGTTGCGGTGGGGAGGAGATGGGAGAAGAAGACTCCAGAGGATAGCTCATTCCCATTGGAAGAGAATTAGGAACCAAAGAATGGGGCATCCCTGAGCTTGGCATGGTTTGGAGGTGTGTACTGTACATGCCCACAGGCAACATGCCAGGGAAGCTCTTACCACCTATCATGTCTCTGGATGCCATACATAGGACTGGACTCAGCTCTTCTTTCACTGCTACAGATGAGCTGCAGCTTAGGAGACCCAACATGTCAACTGGCTCTGTCTTTATCTTCAGCAGTTCCTGGGAGTGGCTTTTCTTCATGTGCCTGGTCAGATGATCTTTCCGCCCAAATCTTTGAGCACAGTACTGGCACAGGAAGTCCTTCCGCCCCGTGTGTACTACTAAATGTCTCCGCACGTCTTTCCGAGTGTAGAAGCGCCGATCGCAGTGGTCACAGggatgcttcttttcttttgctccacCGGAGGCCCGCCGAGAATGAGCTTTGAGGTGCTCCAGCAGGACTTGGGTACTTTCAAACGTCTGGAGGCATACTTTGCAGCTAAGATCACCACTAGCAGCTGCGTGCATGGCCAGATGCCGCCTGAAGCCGAGTTTCGTGTTGTAGTTCTTGCCACACTCAGGACAGTGGAGGGCCTCCTTGTTGGGATCGTGGGTCTGGAGGTGGTTGCGCAGGTGATCTTTCCGGTGGAACATCTTCTCACAATACATACACTGATGAGGCTTCTGAGCAGAGTGAGTGGCCATATGCCTTTTGGGAGAAAAGCAGGAGAGTTTAGACTAGAGTCCAACCCCCTAAGAGAATACACGCTATTTTCTCAAGATTTTCCTTGTGTTCTACAGTTAATGGCACAAAAATGCTGGCTGGAATTTTAATGCTACTAAAAAGATGCTGAACGGACAGCCTGGGCAGCAGCGGTTCTCCAGGCTCAGAAGCACATTTCTAACAACAGTTACAGCAACTGTTTAAGCGGTGCCTGTCCTGCCTAGAACACATCACCTCTGCACTTGAATACTTCTGTCTTCTACTCAGCTCCTGTTCTCTCTGTTGAGGCTACCAAAAGGGGAAATGACAAAGACAACCTTGGCAGTCTATGACAAGAAATGCTTGTCCACTGGTGAGACCACTTCATTTCATCGAGAGGCATCAGATTGTGGCAATGTCTGTTGACTACCACTGTGGACTGATTTCACATTGGTATCTTACTTTATGAAACCGTGGTTCATCTAGTCTTCAAGTTCCTAGTGATcttatagcttttttttctaCCCTATATTTCAATACACAAATGGAAGCTATACTTCTTCATGCTAGAACAATAACTGCCACAGAAATGTTCCTGTGATTAAAGTTACAGAGGTAGGGCTTACGTAATATGAGTGCTACTCTTGCTTTtcaggttggttttttttaatctgtgaattTCACTTTATGCTTCCATTTCCTCCTTAGTAATACAGAAAATATCTTGAGCTCAGGATAAAGTATTATGTGAGGTTCTCTGGAAGGTGCTTAAACAGATGCCAAGTATGGTAATGTCTGGGACTCAACTGCTTTGCAAGGTAACAAGGGCATTCCCCCTCCTCCACCTTCTCAGAAATTATATCAAAAAACCATCATGGAGGGGTTTTCCCCTCTCTTCTGGTAGGGGAGAACTGTTCTGCAGAGGCACTCAGCAGTTACCTACCTATATAGCTTGTACTTAGAAGCAAAGGCTTTGCCACAGTGCAGCTGAGGACAGTTGTATGGTCTCTGCTCAGTATGAGAAAGTGTGTGAGCTCTCAGCTTGTCCACATTAGGGAAGGAGGTCTCCGATATTTCACATTGGCATTTTCCCTGACTTTCGGTCTCTTCACCTCTTGGTCTGGGGACTAATTTccagcctgtctcctcctcctcctcctgctttgcaTCTTGAATCCAGTTGGGGACACTGGGGAAAAATGCCGTCATGGCAGGTCTAGTAGAACATGGCCATGTCAAGCAGAACTCAAGCCTGCGGGTGTCTGGCTGTGACGTTGTCCTGGTACTGCCGTCAGCTGGAACCTTCTGTGGTGAAACTGCTTTAATAGCAAAAAATCTTCATCTGAAATCACAGAATAGTGTTAAGACACTGCATCTCTCACCTGTGCACACAAAAATGTATGAGCATTCAACAAGCACCATAAATACGTGAAGATGTCTTGTATGTCGCATGTTCACAGACAAGGGAAACTCCCATCTCTAGAATGTCTGTgttttgcagaataaaatgtaGTCAATTACGTTACTGTGTGGCATAGCAGATCAGCTAGAGAGAGCTTCCAACACGGGAGTGCTAGATTTGAGCTT
The sequence above is a segment of the Dromaius novaehollandiae isolate bDroNov1 chromosome 16, bDroNov1.hap1, whole genome shotgun sequence genome. Coding sequences within it:
- the PLAGL2 gene encoding zinc finger protein PLAGL2, giving the protein MTAFFPSVPNWIQDAKQEEEEETGWKLVPRPRGEETESQGKCQCEISETSFPNVDKLRAHTLSHTEQRPYNCPQLHCGKAFASKYKLYRHMATHSAQKPHQCMYCEKMFHRKDHLRNHLQTHDPNKEALHCPECGKNYNTKLGFRRHLAMHAAASGDLSCKVCLQTFESTQVLLEHLKAHSRRASGGAKEKKHPCDHCDRRFYTRKDVRRHLVVHTGRKDFLCQYCAQRFGRKDHLTRHMKKSHSQELLKIKTEPVDMLGLLSCSSSVAVKEELSPVLCMASRDMIGGKSFPGMLPVGMYSTHLQTMPSSGMPHSLVPNSLPMGMSYPLESSSPISSPPQPPPKYQLGSTSYLPEKLPKVEVDSFLSDFPGSLSLSSGEPQSSSPQPPPLDEALLSKSPANLSEALCAANMDFSHLLGFLPLNLPPCNPPVSSGGLVMGYSQGETQPLLTTLQHQPQESPGTGASLNFGPLHSLPPVFTSSLSTTTLPRFHQAFQ